A region from the Candidatus Goldiibacteriota bacterium HGW-Goldbacteria-1 genome encodes:
- a CDS encoding PIN domain nuclease, whose amino-acid sequence MKYFIYLLFMAVSVFAGVMLYKSNSLYGIITLSGAAAAALMIIGDIFLSGKEAKKGSVYPKLLDTSVIIDGRIKDICRAGFLEGTLIAPKFVLHELQYIADSSDHMKRSKGRRGLDILNDLRKMPSVTLEIVDKDYPQTREVDQKLVLMAKETGAKIITNDYNLNKTAEIQGVKILNINDLSNSVKPSFLPGERIGVKIMKEGKEKEQGIAYLTDGTMIVVDNARKLLNKKIDVVVTNVLQTDAGRMIFARYEQGGDSRENRGARGYFKRPFRRNDRNQNRNNNTNSTTQSAPVSEAHSEEPKKENE is encoded by the coding sequence ATGAAGTATTTTATTTATCTGTTGTTTATGGCGGTTTCAGTTTTTGCCGGGGTTATGCTTTATAAATCCAATTCATTATACGGGATTATTACATTGTCCGGCGCGGCAGCCGCGGCCCTTATGATTATCGGGGATATATTCCTGTCCGGTAAAGAGGCAAAAAAAGGGTCGGTTTATCCTAAATTACTTGATACCAGCGTAATTATTGACGGAAGAATCAAGGATATCTGCAGGGCCGGATTTCTGGAAGGCACACTTATCGCCCCGAAATTTGTGCTTCACGAACTTCAGTACATAGCTGATTCGTCGGACCACATGAAAAGAAGCAAGGGGCGCAGGGGGCTGGATATTTTAAATGACCTGCGCAAGATGCCAAGCGTCACGCTGGAAATAGTTGATAAAGACTATCCGCAGACAAGGGAAGTTGACCAGAAACTGGTATTAATGGCAAAAGAGACGGGCGCTAAAATTATTACTAACGATTATAACCTTAATAAAACCGCGGAGATTCAGGGCGTTAAGATTCTTAACATTAACGACCTTTCCAATTCGGTAAAACCGTCTTTCCTTCCCGGTGAGCGCATAGGCGTGAAAATTATGAAGGAAGGAAAAGAAAAAGAACAGGGCATAGCATACCTTACGGACGGCACGATGATAGTGGTTGATAACGCCAGAAAACTTCTTAATAAGAAGATAGATGTGGTGGTTACCAACGTATTGCAGACAGACGCCGGAAGGATGATATTTGCCAGATACGAACAGGGCGGCGACAGCCGTGAGAACCGCGGCGCGCGCGGATATTTTAAAAGGCCGTTCCGCCGTAATGACAGAAACCAGAACCGTAATAACAATACTAACAGTACCACGCAGAGTGCGCCTGTAAGTGAAGCGCACAGTGAAGAACCAAAAAAGGAAAATGAATGA
- the ispD gene encoding 2-C-methyl-D-erythritol 4-phosphate cytidylyltransferase — MKTAAIIVAAGSGKRFGGAVPKQYLKLKGREILAHAVSVFEKSREIGLILLVVSPDYREFAGKMIVKKYGFKKVAGVIDGGAQRYDSVYNALKFLKKMAVDNVLIHDGARPYFEPGLITDVLRELKKYPAAIPVKKVSLTVKKVKGGFLNGTLDRNELRTAETPQGFRYKEILKAYETADFNKLKPTDDAQLFEARGKKVKAVEYEGINIKVTTKQDLEILKGLPYFKKLKG; from the coding sequence ATGAAGACAGCGGCAATAATTGTGGCTGCCGGAAGCGGAAAACGCTTTGGCGGAGCCGTACCAAAGCAGTATCTTAAGTTAAAAGGCAGGGAAATTCTTGCGCACGCGGTATCTGTTTTTGAAAAGTCGCGTGAAATAGGTTTGATACTGCTGGTGGTATCCCCTGATTACAGGGAATTTGCCGGGAAGATGATAGTAAAGAAATATGGTTTTAAAAAAGTCGCAGGCGTTATAGACGGGGGTGCACAGAGATATGACTCCGTCTATAACGCCTTAAAGTTTCTAAAGAAGATGGCTGTTGATAACGTCCTTATTCATGACGGCGCAAGGCCGTATTTTGAACCGGGCCTTATTACAGATGTTTTAAGAGAGTTAAAAAAATATCCTGCGGCAATTCCTGTTAAAAAAGTTTCTTTAACCGTTAAAAAGGTTAAGGGCGGTTTTTTAAATGGAACGCTGGACAGGAATGAATTAAGGACGGCAGAGACGCCGCAGGGATTTCGGTATAAAGAAATCCTTAAAGCGTATGAAACCGCTGACTTTAATAAGCTTAAACCAACAGACGACGCGCAGCTGTTTGAAGCGCGCGGAAAAAAAGTAAAGGCCGTTGAATATGAAGGCATTAACATAAAAGTAACCACTAAGCAGGACCTTGAAATATTAAAGGGACTGCCGTATTTTAAGAAATTAAAGGGGTGA
- a CDS encoding cysteine--tRNA ligase, with amino-acid sequence MKVHNTMTGKTEEFVPVTPGEVKMYVCGPTVYNYFHIGNARIFVVFDTIRKYFEYSGYKVKFVQNITDIEDKIINKAAAESITWQDVVKKYTDAYFEDTQALKVKKPDVSPRATEEIEGMIKMISILIEKGNAYASKNGVYFSVASFNGYGKLSHRNIDDLQEGARVDVDEEKKSPLDFALWKFSKPGEPFWESPWGKGRPGWHIECSVMSSKYLAETFDIHGGGADLVFPHHENEIAQSEACTGKEFAKYWMHGGYMNIKGEKMSKSKGNFVMVRDLLKDFSAEVIRMFILSAHYRGPLDFSYENMEPVKKGYSEYYYTLQRLNQRLEGININEQIKPDNKFIAEFKSSMDEDFNTSKAQAVIYNCLAEIKSKLPNMTDADAAEYDAVLRLMGGVLGIVPEIKPVDPQVIDLVKQIGVLRSEKKYEEADLLKKKAAETGYILEFTKARTYIIRELK; translated from the coding sequence ATAAAGGTTCACAATACAATGACGGGAAAAACAGAAGAGTTTGTACCTGTAACGCCGGGCGAAGTGAAAATGTACGTCTGCGGGCCTACTGTATATAACTACTTTCACATAGGCAATGCCAGGATTTTTGTGGTTTTTGATACCATAAGAAAATACTTTGAATACAGCGGATATAAAGTGAAATTTGTCCAGAATATCACCGACATTGAAGATAAAATAATAAACAAGGCCGCGGCAGAGAGTATTACCTGGCAGGACGTGGTGAAAAAATATACTGACGCGTATTTTGAAGACACGCAGGCGCTTAAGGTAAAAAAACCCGATGTAAGCCCGCGCGCCACTGAAGAAATTGAAGGCATGATTAAGATGATATCTATATTAATAGAAAAGGGCAACGCCTATGCGTCAAAGAACGGCGTGTATTTCAGCGTGGCAAGTTTTAACGGGTACGGAAAACTGTCGCACAGGAATATTGACGACCTGCAGGAAGGCGCAAGGGTGGATGTTGATGAAGAAAAGAAAAGCCCGCTGGATTTCGCACTGTGGAAATTTTCCAAGCCGGGAGAGCCGTTCTGGGAAAGTCCGTGGGGCAAGGGCAGGCCGGGCTGGCACATAGAATGCTCCGTAATGTCTTCAAAATACCTTGCCGAGACATTTGATATTCACGGTGGCGGCGCGGATTTGGTTTTCCCCCACCACGAAAATGAAATAGCGCAGTCAGAGGCGTGCACAGGCAAAGAGTTTGCCAAATACTGGATGCACGGCGGATACATGAATATTAAGGGCGAAAAGATGTCCAAATCAAAAGGCAACTTTGTAATGGTCCGCGACCTGTTAAAGGATTTTTCCGCGGAAGTTATAAGGATGTTTATCTTGTCAGCGCATTACCGCGGGCCGCTTGATTTTTCATATGAAAATATGGAACCGGTAAAAAAAGGGTATTCCGAATACTATTACACCCTTCAGCGTTTAAACCAGCGCCTTGAGGGTATTAATATTAATGAGCAGATAAAACCGGATAACAAATTCATAGCGGAATTCAAAAGTTCCATGGATGAAGATTTTAATACGTCCAAAGCGCAGGCCGTTATATATAACTGCCTTGCGGAAATTAAGTCTAAACTGCCGAATATGACAGATGCTGACGCCGCCGAATATGACGCTGTGCTGCGTTTAATGGGCGGGGTGCTTGGCATAGTGCCGGAAATAAAACCGGTTGACCCGCAGGTTATTGACCTG
- a CDS encoding 2-C-methyl-D-erythritol 2,4-cyclodiphosphate synthase, protein MRVGIGYDVHRLKRGRRLFLGGVEFEKAEFGLEGHSDADVLIHAIMDAMLGAAGLRDIGYYFSDKDEKYKGIRSTELLKQVKELIEKEGYVIGNVDSIIVAEYPRVAPYIEKIKTSLAQCLGVKESQVAIKATTEEGLGFTGAKEGVSAHAVAVLKEKA, encoded by the coding sequence GTGCGTGTAGGCATTGGATATGACGTACACAGGTTAAAAAGAGGCAGGCGGCTGTTTTTAGGCGGCGTGGAATTTGAAAAAGCCGAATTCGGGCTGGAAGGCCATTCAGACGCGGATGTCCTTATTCACGCCATAATGGACGCAATGCTGGGCGCCGCGGGCTTACGCGACATAGGTTATTATTTTTCGGATAAGGATGAAAAATATAAGGGGATAAGAAGCACGGAACTTTTAAAACAGGTAAAGGAACTTATTGAAAAAGAAGGTTATGTGATAGGCAATGTGGATTCAATAATAGTGGCGGAATACCCAAGGGTTGCACCGTACATAGAAAAGATAAAAACGTCGCTGGCGCAGTGCCTTGGCGTTAAAGAGTCCCAGGTGGCCATTAAAGCCACAACAGAAGAAGGCCTTGGATTCACCGGCGCCAAAGAAGGCGTAAGCGCGCACGCGGTTGCGGTTCTTAAGGAGAAAGCGTAA